The Brachyhypopomus gauderio isolate BG-103 chromosome 1, BGAUD_0.2, whole genome shotgun sequence genome includes a window with the following:
- the pecr gene encoding peroxisomal trans-2-enoyl-CoA reductase isoform X1, protein MSVSSVFRPGLFNHKVAIVTGGGTGIGKAIASELLQLGCSVVISSRKMERLETAAEELACKVPAHNPAKVTPVQCNIRNEDEVKNLVASTLRLHGRIDFLVNNGGGQFSSPAANMSPKGWKAVIDTNLTGTFLCCKEVYSAWMREHGGAIVNIIADMWRGFPGMAHTGAARAAVDNLTKSLAIEWANSGVRINSVAPGTIFSKTAMQNYKELGPMIFKMAAPCIPAKRLGVPEEISPAVCFLLSPAASFISGAVLKVDAGQSLYSSVWEIPDHHAWPVAPEGENTEALREILKEPKSKL, encoded by the exons ATGTCGGTATCAAGTGTTTTTAGGCCGGGTCTTTTCAACCACAAGGTTGCGATTGTTACCGGAGGTGGAACAGGCATTGGGAAGGCGATCGCATCAGAACTTTTACAGTTAG GATGCAGTGTTGTCATATCGTCCCGTAAAATGGAGCGCTTGGAAACTGCAGCTGAAGAACTGGCGTGCAAAGTCCCTGCACACAACCCGGCCAAAGTCACTCCCGTCCAGTGCAACATACGCAACGAGGACGAG GTGAAGAACCTGGTGGCTTCTACGTTACGTCTGCACGGGCGGATCGACTTCCTGGTGAACAACGGAGGTGGTCAATTCAGCAGTCCTGCAGCCAACATGAGCCCAAAAGGCTGGAAGGCCGTCATCGACACCAACCTGACGGGCACTTTCCTTTGCTGCAAGGAAG TGTACAGTGCGTGGATGCGAGAGCATGGTGGAGCCATCGTCAACATCATTGCTGATATGTGGAGAGGATTCCCTGGCATGGC GCACACAGGTGCAGCCAGGGCCGCAGTGGACAATCTGACCAAGAGTTTGGCTATCGAGTGGGCCAACAGTGGAGTGAGAATAAACTCTGTGGCTCCG GGAACCATCTTTTCCAAAACTGCGATGCAAAACTACAAAGAGCTCGGGCCAATGATATTTAAGATGGCTGCTCCGTGCATCCCTGCGAAGAGGTTGGGTGTCCCAGAGGAG ATATCGCCAGCTGTGTGTTTCCTCCTCTCCCCGGCTGCGTCCTTCATCTCTGGGGCGGTACTGAAGGTGGACGCAGGCCAGAGCCTCTACAGCTCTGTGTGGGAAATCCCAG ACCACCACGCATGGCCTGTGGCTCCGGAAGGCGAGAACACTGAGGCACTAAGGGAGATCTTAAAGGAGCCCAAGTCCAAGCTGTGA
- the pecr gene encoding peroxisomal trans-2-enoyl-CoA reductase isoform X2: MERLETAAEELACKVPAHNPAKVTPVQCNIRNEDEVKNLVASTLRLHGRIDFLVNNGGGQFSSPAANMSPKGWKAVIDTNLTGTFLCCKEVYSAWMREHGGAIVNIIADMWRGFPGMAHTGAARAAVDNLTKSLAIEWANSGVRINSVAPGTIFSKTAMQNYKELGPMIFKMAAPCIPAKRLGVPEEISPAVCFLLSPAASFISGAVLKVDAGQSLYSSVWEIPDHHAWPVAPEGENTEALREILKEPKSKL; this comes from the exons ATGGAGCGCTTGGAAACTGCAGCTGAAGAACTGGCGTGCAAAGTCCCTGCACACAACCCGGCCAAAGTCACTCCCGTCCAGTGCAACATACGCAACGAGGACGAG GTGAAGAACCTGGTGGCTTCTACGTTACGTCTGCACGGGCGGATCGACTTCCTGGTGAACAACGGAGGTGGTCAATTCAGCAGTCCTGCAGCCAACATGAGCCCAAAAGGCTGGAAGGCCGTCATCGACACCAACCTGACGGGCACTTTCCTTTGCTGCAAGGAAG TGTACAGTGCGTGGATGCGAGAGCATGGTGGAGCCATCGTCAACATCATTGCTGATATGTGGAGAGGATTCCCTGGCATGGC GCACACAGGTGCAGCCAGGGCCGCAGTGGACAATCTGACCAAGAGTTTGGCTATCGAGTGGGCCAACAGTGGAGTGAGAATAAACTCTGTGGCTCCG GGAACCATCTTTTCCAAAACTGCGATGCAAAACTACAAAGAGCTCGGGCCAATGATATTTAAGATGGCTGCTCCGTGCATCCCTGCGAAGAGGTTGGGTGTCCCAGAGGAG ATATCGCCAGCTGTGTGTTTCCTCCTCTCCCCGGCTGCGTCCTTCATCTCTGGGGCGGTACTGAAGGTGGACGCAGGCCAGAGCCTCTACAGCTCTGTGTGGGAAATCCCAG ACCACCACGCATGGCCTGTGGCTCCGGAAGGCGAGAACACTGAGGCACTAAGGGAGATCTTAAAGGAGCCCAAGTCCAAGCTGTGA
- the tmem169a gene encoding transmembrane protein 169a, with protein MMEEACPEQEGVSGAQSPVTSLRGSEDEGGTSTRRKKRKKKEIIYRSEVESACEGTSANGDGAPGTPPEEAEWDGPADSRFVTLTGTITRGKRKGQLVDIRLALTDRELRDMARSKERLDAECEAGSAFRREECTLGPGRGPHVVLWSLSCFPVVFLLAFVISFYYGTLTWYNIFLVYNEERTFLHKILVCPLLVLGYPALMVALCTCVAAYAAAAQISWSIGEWWMAVADLEKGACGWACGKLGLEDCAPYSVVELLDSDTLSGTLQRRQVEEREQTSSV; from the exons ATGATGGAGGAGGCATGTCCAGAACAGGAGGGGGTTTCTGGGGCACAGTCCCCAGTCACATCACTGCGTGGGTCGGAGGACGAAGGAGGGACCAGCACaaggagaaagaagagaaagaaaaaggagaTAATCTACCGCTCTGAGGTGGAGTCTGCATGTGAGGGGACTTCGGCAAATGGGGACGGGGCCCCCGGTACTCCACCAGAGGAAG CTGAATGGGACGGTCCTGCAGACAGCCGCTTCGTGACACTTACGGGAACGATCACTCGTGGGAAGAGAAAAGGCCAGCTGGTGGACATCCGCCTGGCGTTGACCGACCGCGAGCTGAGAGACATGGCACGCTCCAAGGAGCGTCTGGACGCCGAGTGTGAGGCGGGCTCGGCGTTCAGGCGTGAGGAGTGCACACTGGGTCCAGGACGGGGCCCACATGTGGTCCTCTGGAGCCTATCCTGCTTCCCTGTGGTGTTCCTGCTAGCCTTCGTCATCTCCTTTTACTACGGCACGCTCACTTGGTACAACATCTTCCTCGTCTACAACGAGGAGCGCACGTTCTTGCACAAGATCCTAGTGTGTCCGCTGCTGGTTCTGGGCTACCCGGCGCTGATGGTGGCGCTCTGCACCTGCGTGGCAGCGTACGCGGCCGCCGCCCAGATCTCGTGGAGCATCGGAGAGTGGTGGATGGCCGTGGCCGACCTGGAGAAAGGTGCGTGCGGCTGGGCCTGCGGGAAACTGGGCCTGGAGGACTGTGCTCCCTACAGCGTGGTGGAGCTGCTCGATTCCGACACACTGTCCGGCACACTGCAGCGGAGACAGGTGGAGGAGCGGGAGCAGACCTCCTCCGTGTGA
- the LOC143527816 gene encoding uncharacterized protein LOC143527816 has product MGCIYSCMKKKNKEGVNSEVKKKKKQRWWRHIESSSLTQVTDTQSLNVSSSSISCSSSSEGHLTRSNNKLPTEPKNTEGIVPGQSSESFMILSLCIVCFSQRHLLQGFVLSIGAADKDVCSVPMDRFPAVVVEGDFRVQNLQHLLPHIVSSERVTESGQGEGQGHAPTVSAGRDTEIRQLGFPNIGNTCYMNATLQCLLSLSCFWSPIRAQCSSWTDPSSCQMLRCFADLQQGRLTSRSSSKKKKLLRALNACISVRCPAFGEDYEQE; this is encoded by the exons ATGGGTTGCATTTACTCGTGTATGAAG aaaaagaacaaagagggtGTGAATAGTGaagttaaaaagaagaaaaagcaaaGATGGTGGAGACATATAGAGTCATCCTCCCTGACACAAGTAACTGACACTCAGTCCTTGAAtgtcagctcctcctccatctcttgctcctcttcctctgagggACACTTAACCAG GTCCAACAACAAACTCCCTACTGAACCCAAGAACACGGAAGGGATTGTTCCTGGTCAGAGCTCAGAATCTTTTATGATTTTGTCCCTTTGCATAgtatgttttagtcaaagacacTTACTCCAAGGTTTTGTTCTCTCCATAGGGGCTGCTGATAAAGATGTGTGCTCCGTGCCCATGGATAG ATTTCCGGCTGTTGTGGTAGAGGGAGACTTTCGTGTGCAGAATTTGCAGCACCTGTTACCGCACATCGTCAGTAGTGAAAGGGTGACTGAGAGTGGCCAGGGTGAGGgccaaggacacgcccccactgtTTCTGctggcagagacacagagatccGACAGCTCGG GTTTCCCAACATTGGGAATACATGTTATATGAACGCCACTCTGCAGTGTCTTCTgagtctctcctgcttctggagccccatcagagctcagtgctccagctggacggatccatccagctgccagatgctcaG atgttttgcagatctacagcaaggcaggctcactagtcgtagctcttcaaagaagaagaagctcctgagagccctgaatgcctgtatttcagtcagatgccctgcgtttggagaggactacgaacag gagtAA